Below is a genomic region from Miniphocaeibacter halophilus.
TATCATTAAAACATCTACTGCATATTCAGGATTTGTATCGGAACTTTTAAATTCCTTAATAACGTCTTCTTTTACTTCATTGAAATATGCATCTACTTTATCGTCATGTTCTCTTATGTTATCTACTAAGGACAAATCTCCTGTAACAAAACTCTTTATACTCTCTTTTACCATTTCTATGGATAAAGCCGCCATTTGCATTATGGTATCAAATGTATCATCCTTTGTAAATTTAGGCATACTTAATGTAATTTCTGCAATATCTGCTGCATGGTCGCCTATTCTTTCCATGTCTGTAATCATCTTTAAGGCTGCAGAAATAAGTCTTAGGTCAGATGCTACCGGCTGTTGCTGAAGTAATAGTTTTAAAGCTCTTTTTTCAATGATTCTTTCCATTTCATTTACTTCATCATCACCTTCTAATACCATTTTCGCTTTTTCTAAATCCTTGTGTTTAAAAGCACTAATAGCATCTATTATCCTTTCTGAAATCAATTCTCCCATTTCAGTTAGTTCACCATTTAATTTATCTAATTCCCTATCAAATTTATTTCTCATATCTCCTCCAATTAACTGAAACGTCCTGTAATATAATCTTCTGTTCTTTTATCACTAGGAAAAGAAAATAGTTTTTCAGTTTTGTCGAATTCAACTAATTCTCCCAGTAAAAAGAATCCTGTTTTGTCTGACACTCTTGTTGCTTGCTGCATATTATGAGTTACTATAACTATAGTATACTCTTTTTTTATAATTTCCAGCAAATCCTCTATTTTAGCTGTTGATATAGGATCAAGAGCTGATGTTGGTTCATCTAGTAGTATAATCTCCGGTTCAACAGCCATAGCCCTTGCTATACAAATTCTCTGTTGCTGTCCTCCCGATAATGCTAAAGCTGATTTTTTTAAATTATCTTTTACTTCATTCCAAATTGCTGCTTGTCTTAATGATTTTTCCACTATTTCATCTAGTGTTTTTTTATCCTTAATACCATGTGTTCTTGGTCCATATGCAATATTATCATAAATTGACATTGGAAATGGATTAGGCTTTTGAAAAACCATTCCAACTCTTTT
It encodes:
- the pstB gene encoding phosphate ABC transporter ATP-binding protein PstB, with translation MSKIEISNFNSYYGDFHAIKNINMNIEEHEVTAFIGPSGCGKSTLLKSLNRMNDLVSSFRKDGNIYLDKKEIFSEIDVYDLRKRVGMVFQKPNPFPMSIYDNIAYGPRTHGIKDKKTLDEIVEKSLRQAAIWNEVKDNLKKSALALSGGQQQRICIARAMAVEPEIILLDEPTSALDPISTAKIEDLLEIIKKEYTIVIVTHNMQQATRVSDKTGFFLLGELVEFDKTEKLFSFPSDKRTEDYITGRFS
- the phoU gene encoding phosphate signaling complex protein PhoU; this translates as MRNKFDRELDKLNGELTEMGELISERIIDAISAFKHKDLEKAKMVLEGDDEVNEMERIIEKRALKLLLQQQPVASDLRLISAALKMITDMERIGDHAADIAEITLSMPKFTKDDTFDTIMQMAALSIEMVKESIKSFVTGDLSLVDNIREHDDKVDAYFNEVKEDVIKEFKSSDTNPEYAVDVLMIAKYLERIGDHAENISEWVEFSITGKHSNN